A stretch of Microbacterium sp. 4R-513 DNA encodes these proteins:
- a CDS encoding NAD(P)/FAD-dependent oxidoreductase: MMRRSVGVAIVGAGFAGLAAAMTLRDAGHDIAVFERADRVGGTWRDNTYPGVACDVPSHLYGFARHPEPSWSAEFAPGGEIQAYIERVVDRERLGAAITFDAPLLDAEWREDASAWRLEFGGAAPATVEAEALVLACGRLTEPRIPPIAGLESFAGPLFHSARWDHGVDLDGRHVAVVGSGASAVQLVPQLARSAAKVSLFQRSPAWILPRGGRAYSDAERARFAEDRSEIAALRKRLDAEGEARFASRSGGPDAADAERAARAHLAAQVADSALRAVLTPDYAFGCKRVLLSDEFYPAVASDRVTLEPSALAAIDGGELVAASGRRHRGVDALVLATGFQTTRQPYARIVRGEGGVALAEHWADGMTSFGSTVVSGFPQLFVLNGPNASLGHTSSVLMLEAQARYVAASLARRAPGAVLRVRAEAERDYTRMVDDRAAGTPWLTGGCRNWYVDEGSRRLTLVWPGTVADYRAALAASDGAEFEAMTPMAAVAARTQEEAGS, translated from the coding sequence GCGTCGCGATCGTCGGAGCGGGGTTCGCCGGCCTCGCGGCCGCGATGACCCTTCGCGATGCGGGGCACGACATCGCCGTCTTCGAGCGCGCCGATAGAGTCGGCGGCACGTGGCGCGACAACACCTATCCCGGTGTCGCGTGCGATGTGCCGTCGCACCTGTACGGGTTCGCGCGGCATCCCGAACCGTCGTGGTCGGCCGAGTTCGCGCCGGGCGGCGAGATCCAGGCCTACATCGAGCGGGTCGTCGACCGGGAGCGACTGGGGGCGGCGATCACCTTCGACGCCCCGCTCCTCGATGCCGAATGGCGGGAGGATGCCTCGGCCTGGCGCCTCGAGTTCGGCGGCGCCGCCCCGGCGACCGTCGAGGCCGAGGCGCTCGTCCTCGCCTGTGGGCGCCTCACCGAGCCGCGCATCCCGCCGATCGCCGGGCTCGAGTCGTTCGCCGGGCCGCTGTTCCACTCGGCGCGGTGGGATCACGGAGTCGACCTCGACGGGCGGCACGTCGCTGTCGTGGGCTCGGGCGCGAGCGCTGTGCAGCTCGTGCCGCAGCTCGCGCGCAGCGCGGCGAAGGTGTCGCTCTTCCAGCGGAGCCCCGCCTGGATCCTGCCGCGCGGCGGGCGGGCGTACTCCGACGCCGAGCGTGCGCGGTTCGCCGAGGATCGGAGCGAGATCGCCGCCCTGAGGAAACGGCTCGACGCCGAGGGCGAGGCGCGGTTCGCGTCGCGTTCCGGCGGTCCGGACGCGGCCGACGCCGAGCGTGCCGCCCGTGCGCACCTCGCCGCGCAGGTCGCCGACTCGGCGCTGCGGGCCGTCCTCACGCCCGACTACGCCTTCGGCTGCAAGCGGGTGCTGCTCTCCGACGAGTTCTACCCTGCCGTGGCCTCGGACCGCGTCACGCTCGAGCCGAGCGCGCTCGCCGCGATCGACGGAGGCGAGCTGGTCGCGGCATCCGGGAGGCGTCATCGCGGGGTCGACGCCCTCGTGCTCGCGACCGGCTTCCAGACCACCAGGCAGCCCTACGCGCGGATCGTCCGCGGCGAGGGCGGCGTCGCGCTCGCCGAGCATTGGGCGGACGGCATGACGTCGTTCGGCTCGACCGTGGTCTCGGGCTTTCCGCAGCTGTTCGTGCTCAACGGACCGAATGCGTCGCTCGGTCACACGTCGTCGGTCCTCATGCTCGAGGCGCAGGCCCGATACGTGGCCGCGTCGCTCGCGCGTCGTGCGCCCGGCGCCGTGCTGAGGGTCCGGGCCGAGGCCGAACGAGACTACACCCGCATGGTCGACGACCGAGCGGCGGGGACCCCCTGGCTGACCGGCGGCTGCCGCAACTGGTATGTCGACGAGGGGTCGAGACGGCTCACCCTCGTGTGGCCGGGGACCGTGGCGGACTACCGCGCGGCGCTCGCCGCGAGCGACGGGGCCGAGTTCGAGGCCATGACGCCGATGGCGGCTGTTGCCGCTCGTACGCAGGAGGAGGCGGGATCGTGA
- the fgd gene encoding glucose-6-phosphate dehydrogenase (coenzyme-F420): protein MTVPIRFGYKASAEQFGPAELLEYAVMAEEAGFDSVFVSDHLQPWLHEGGHAPASVPWLGALGAKTSRVLIGTSVLTPTFRYNPTVVAQDFATLGVMYPGRVILGVGTGEALNEANLGIPWPEPPERFRRLKEAIGLIRRLWSEDRVNFDGEFYTTRNITIYDKMDDPVPIYIGAAGPAATRLAGRIADGFITTSGKKRELYTDTLLPALHEGLEKAGRPDDAIDTLIEIKVSYHPDRATALEKTRFWAPLALSPEEKMGVDDPLEMQRLGEQLPIERAASRFIVSDDPEEHVERIAWYVGLGFRHLVFHDPGADQAEFLRLYRDDILPRLRERFS from the coding sequence GTGACAGTGCCCATCCGTTTCGGATACAAGGCATCGGCGGAGCAGTTCGGACCTGCGGAGCTGCTCGAGTACGCCGTCATGGCGGAGGAGGCGGGCTTCGACTCGGTCTTCGTGTCGGATCACCTCCAGCCCTGGTTGCACGAGGGTGGGCACGCCCCGGCATCCGTTCCCTGGCTGGGGGCTCTCGGCGCGAAGACGTCTCGCGTGCTCATCGGCACGTCGGTGCTGACGCCCACGTTCCGCTACAACCCGACGGTCGTCGCGCAGGACTTCGCGACTCTCGGCGTGATGTACCCCGGCCGGGTGATCCTGGGCGTCGGGACGGGCGAGGCGCTCAACGAGGCGAACCTCGGCATCCCGTGGCCGGAGCCGCCCGAGCGGTTCCGGCGCCTCAAGGAGGCCATCGGCCTGATCCGGCGGCTGTGGTCGGAGGACCGCGTCAACTTCGACGGCGAGTTCTACACGACCCGCAACATCACGATCTACGACAAGATGGACGACCCCGTGCCGATCTACATCGGCGCGGCCGGTCCCGCTGCGACACGCCTGGCGGGACGCATCGCCGACGGATTCATCACGACGAGCGGCAAGAAGCGCGAGCTCTACACCGACACGCTGCTGCCCGCCCTGCACGAAGGGCTGGAGAAGGCCGGTCGGCCCGATGACGCGATCGACACCCTCATCGAGATCAAGGTCTCGTACCATCCCGATCGCGCGACGGCGCTCGAGAAGACGCGCTTCTGGGCCCCGCTCGCGCTGAGTCCCGAAGAGAAGATGGGCGTCGACGATCCGCTGGAGATGCAGCGGCTCGGCGAGCAGCTGCCGATCGAGCGGGCGGCCTCCCGGTTCATCGTCTCGGACGACCCCGAGGAGCACGTGGAACGCATCGCGTGGTACGTCGGGCTCGGCTTCCGCCACCTCGTGTTCCACGATCCCGGCGCCGACCAGGCCGAGTTCCTGCGCCTCTACCGCGACGACATCCTGCCGCGCCTGCGCGAAAGGTTCTCGTGA
- the cofC gene encoding 2-phospho-L-lactate guanylyltransferase, whose product MSGWIIVLPVKEASRAKSRLGELRRGDGALARAIALDTIDAVRECSAVGRVVVVTDDGGLEASVPSDVEVIADREGRGPDAAIAAAMSMLAETAPRAALLADLPALRPGDLADALEAALGHPRAVVADAEERGSTLVTAAPGVRWASAFGRDSFEQHLSLGCEALPVPAGSSLRRDVDTPDHLAAAAELGLRGRTLAWWTAVGGDQPRGLSLTVDTRT is encoded by the coding sequence GTGAGCGGTTGGATCATCGTCCTGCCCGTGAAAGAGGCGTCTCGCGCGAAGTCCCGACTGGGAGAGCTGCGTCGCGGCGACGGCGCACTCGCACGGGCGATCGCGCTCGACACGATCGACGCGGTGCGCGAGTGCTCCGCCGTGGGGAGGGTCGTCGTCGTCACGGACGACGGCGGGCTTGAAGCATCCGTCCCCTCCGACGTCGAGGTGATCGCCGACCGGGAGGGACGGGGTCCTGATGCCGCCATCGCGGCGGCGATGTCGATGCTCGCCGAGACCGCCCCGCGCGCCGCGCTGCTCGCCGATCTGCCCGCGCTCAGACCCGGCGACCTCGCCGACGCTCTCGAGGCCGCGTTGGGGCATCCGCGCGCCGTCGTGGCGGATGCGGAAGAACGGGGCTCGACCCTCGTCACGGCCGCCCCCGGGGTGCGCTGGGCCTCGGCATTCGGGCGGGATTCGTTCGAGCAGCACCTGTCGCTGGGTTGCGAGGCGCTGCCCGTGCCGGCCGGCTCGTCACTCCGACGCGACGTCGACACACCCGACCACCTCGCGGCGGCCGCGGAGCTCGGGCTCCGCGGCCGCACGCTCGCGTGGTGGACAGCTGTCGGCGGCGATCAGCCCCGGGGGCTCTCCTTGACCGTCGATACGCGGACGTAG